The following coding sequences are from one Desulfomicrobium macestii window:
- a CDS encoding transposase codes for MIKQLKTNHVAPLCAANEDLALCGEVSKDTIDYLGRQIKKIEKQAEERTELRPAYKALLSMPGVGVVLGLTIMLETGPIGRFAKAGNFSSYCRKVPSNWISNGKREGRGNTKNGNKYLAWAFSEVAEFARRYDDASRSWYDRKLARSNRMVAHSALAHKLTRAAYFIMREGVNFDHEKCFA; via the coding sequence ATGATCAAGCAACTCAAAACAAACCATGTCGCCCCCTTGTGTGCCGCAAATGAGGATTTGGCCCTTTGCGGAGAAGTCAGCAAAGACACCATCGACTACTTGGGGCGGCAGATAAAGAAAATCGAGAAGCAGGCCGAGGAGCGAACCGAATTGCGGCCAGCGTACAAAGCACTGCTCTCCATGCCTGGAGTAGGGGTCGTCCTGGGACTGACGATCATGTTGGAAACCGGGCCAATCGGGCGCTTCGCCAAAGCGGGCAATTTCAGTTCGTATTGTCGGAAAGTGCCCTCCAATTGGATCAGTAACGGCAAGCGCGAGGGACGAGGCAACACCAAGAACGGGAACAAGTATTTGGCGTGGGCTTTTTCAGAGGTCGCTGAGTTCGCCAGGCGTTACGACGATGCAAGCCGCTCATGGTATGACCGCAAGCTGGCTAGAAGTAACAGAATGGTCGCGCATAGCGCCTTGGCCCACAAACTTACGAGGGCCGCATATTTCATCATGCGGGAGGGTGTGAACTTTGATCATGAAAAATGCTTTGCATGA
- a CDS encoding IS110 family transposase, giving the protein MAIYAGIDLHSNSNFLSVVDSAGKIIEKRKLANDVQAILHPLAAYRDQLQGIAIESTFNWYWIVDALMDEGYRVHLANPAAIQKYSGLKHSDDASDAAWLAEMLRLGVLSEGYIYPKRNVRSGIC; this is encoded by the coding sequence ATGGCTATATACGCAGGAATCGATTTGCATTCAAATTCAAATTTCTTGTCTGTGGTCGATAGTGCAGGAAAGATCATTGAAAAACGAAAACTTGCTAACGATGTCCAGGCAATCCTGCATCCGCTAGCTGCCTACCGGGATCAACTGCAAGGAATTGCCATCGAGTCGACCTTCAACTGGTATTGGATCGTCGATGCGTTGATGGACGAGGGCTACCGGGTGCATTTGGCCAACCCGGCAGCTATCCAGAAGTACTCCGGGCTCAAACACAGCGACGACGCCAGTGATGCCGCCTGGCTCGCCGAGATGCTTCGCCTCGGCGTCCTGTCTGAAGGGTACATCTATCCAAAGCGGAACGTCCGATCCGGGATCTGCTGA
- a CDS encoding PGPGW domain-containing protein → MLAGIEGWWAEGLGWLAAFSVLTFVGSLLVLPLVAARIPADYFCAERRGKTPWRRRRPGLRMIVLILKNMLGLVLFLAGVLMLFLPGQGLLTIFLGIMLMDFPGKYRLERYIISRGPVLRGINWLRKRSGVEPLEVTECDDLF, encoded by the coding sequence ATGCTGGCGGGGATTGAAGGGTGGTGGGCGGAAGGACTTGGCTGGCTGGCCGCCTTTTCCGTGCTGACATTCGTGGGTTCGCTGCTGGTCCTTCCTCTGGTGGCCGCCCGCATTCCCGCCGACTATTTCTGCGCCGAAAGGCGCGGTAAGACGCCGTGGCGCAGGCGTCGTCCAGGCCTGCGCATGATCGTGCTGATCCTCAAGAACATGCTGGGGCTGGTCCTCTTCCTGGCCGGGGTGCTCATGCTCTTTCTGCCCGGCCAGGGCCTGCTGACAATTTTTCTCGGCATCATGCTCATGGATTTTCCCGGCAAGTACAGGCTGGAAAGATACATTATCTCACGCGGGCCAGTCCTGCGCGGCATCAACTGGCTCAGGAAGCGTTCCGGGGTTGAGCCTCTCGAAGTGACGGAGTGTGACGATCTGTTTTGA
- a CDS encoding adenosine kinase — protein sequence MKKYDVYGMGNALVDMEFEVPDAFLETMGVEKGFMTLVDEERQFELLEYLRSERSVRSGGGSAANTIVANAFFGGKSFYTCLVSNDEMGDFYAQELARAGVGTNLAERRADGVTGKCLVMITPDAERTMNTYLGISESLSAEQLCPEELRESEFLYSEGYLVTSPTARPAVVQAMNIAREAGVRTALSFSDPSMVKYFRLGLEEIVGEGVDLLFCNREEAMLWAECRTLAKAVDKLRRNAKTFVVTLGGEGALVYDGEDMHEIDACRVTPLDTNGAGDMFAGAFLYGITHDMNYVQAGEFASLAASKVVTTFGPRLQPEQYARTLAEFRAR from the coding sequence ATGAAAAAATACGATGTGTACGGAATGGGCAACGCCCTGGTCGACATGGAATTCGAGGTGCCCGATGCCTTTTTGGAAACCATGGGCGTGGAAAAGGGGTTCATGACCCTGGTCGATGAAGAGCGGCAGTTCGAGCTGCTCGAATACCTGCGCAGCGAGCGCAGCGTCCGTTCCGGCGGCGGGTCGGCCGCCAACACCATCGTGGCCAATGCCTTTTTCGGTGGAAAGTCCTTTTACACCTGTCTGGTCAGCAACGACGAGATGGGTGATTTCTACGCCCAGGAACTGGCCCGGGCCGGGGTCGGCACCAACCTTGCCGAGCGCCGCGCCGACGGAGTCACCGGCAAGTGCCTGGTCATGATCACGCCCGACGCCGAGCGGACCATGAACACCTACCTTGGCATCTCCGAGTCCCTGTCTGCCGAGCAATTGTGCCCGGAAGAGCTGCGCGAGTCCGAATTCCTGTATTCCGAAGGCTATCTGGTGACCTCGCCCACGGCGCGGCCTGCCGTTGTCCAGGCCATGAACATCGCCCGTGAAGCCGGGGTCAGGACGGCGCTGAGCTTTTCCGATCCGTCCATGGTCAAATATTTTCGCCTGGGCCTGGAGGAGATTGTCGGCGAAGGGGTGGACCTGCTGTTCTGCAATCGCGAAGAGGCTATGCTCTGGGCCGAATGCCGCACCCTGGCCAAGGCCGTGGACAAGCTGCGCCGCAACGCCAAGACCTTCGTGGTCACGCTCGGCGGGGAGGGCGCTCTGGTGTACGACGGCGAGGACATGCACGAGATCGACGCCTGCCGGGTCACGCCCCTGGACACCAACGGCGCCGGGGACATGTTCGCCGGCGCCTTCCTGTACGGCATCACCCACGACATGAATTACGTCCAGGCCGGGGAGTTCGCGAGCCTGGCCGCATCCAAGGTGGTTACAACCTTCGGCCCCCGGCTTCAGCCCGAGCAGTACGCCCGGACCCTGGCCGAATTCCGGGCCCGGTAG
- a CDS encoding AI-2E family transporter → MEIFRRWMSAVFSDTQLVILFLVLVVSGAIVLSVGNLLAPVIASVVISFLLEGLVRFLVGFRWPRMLAVVLVFGLFMLFLAVMILALVPLLVSQITDLIDNIPWIVSKAQNALVHLPRQYPILTEAQVQTVVDSLTAQFSQYGQQVLAFSLSSVRSVFSFVVYMVLMPIMVFFFLKDKDVILEWLCGFLPQDHTLASTVWLDVKTQAGNYVRGRIWEIFIVWIATYACFLYFGLDYAMLLSLLVGLSVIIPYIGAVVVTVPVLIIAFIQWGFDAHFTWAMIVYFVIQLLDANLLVPLLLSGAVNLHPIASITAILIFGGIWGFWGVFFAIPLASLVQSVLGVWKNRRGCLVEG, encoded by the coding sequence ATGGAAATTTTTCGCAGATGGATGAGTGCCGTTTTTTCCGACACGCAACTCGTCATCCTTTTTCTGGTGCTGGTCGTCAGCGGGGCGATTGTCCTTTCTGTGGGCAATCTGCTGGCCCCTGTCATCGCCAGCGTGGTCATCTCCTTTCTTCTGGAAGGACTGGTGCGTTTTCTGGTCGGCTTCCGCTGGCCGCGCATGCTGGCCGTGGTGCTGGTTTTCGGGTTGTTCATGCTGTTTTTGGCGGTGATGATTCTGGCGCTGGTGCCGCTACTCGTGTCCCAGATCACGGATCTCATCGACAACATTCCCTGGATCGTCTCCAAGGCCCAGAACGCCCTCGTGCATCTGCCCCGGCAGTATCCGATCCTGACCGAGGCCCAGGTACAGACCGTGGTCGATTCCCTGACCGCCCAGTTTTCCCAGTACGGGCAGCAGGTCCTGGCTTTTTCGCTGTCCTCCGTGCGCTCCGTCTTTTCCTTCGTGGTCTACATGGTGCTCATGCCGATCATGGTCTTCTTCTTTCTGAAGGATAAGGACGTGATCCTTGAATGGCTGTGCGGCTTTCTGCCCCAGGATCACACCCTGGCCAGCACGGTCTGGCTGGACGTCAAGACCCAGGCCGGAAACTACGTGCGCGGCCGCATCTGGGAAATCTTCATCGTCTGGATCGCCACCTACGCCTGTTTTCTGTATTTCGGCCTGGACTACGCCATGCTCCTGAGCCTTCTGGTCGGCCTGTCCGTGATCATCCCGTATATCGGGGCCGTGGTCGTGACCGTGCCGGTGCTCATCATCGCGTTCATTCAGTGGGGCTTTGACGCGCACTTTACCTGGGCCATGATCGTCTATTTCGTGATCCAGCTCCTGGACGCCAACCTGCTGGTGCCGTTGCTGCTGTCCGGAGCCGTCAACCTGCACCCCATCGCCTCCATCACGGCCATCCTGATTTTTGGCGGCATCTGGGGCTTCTGGGGGGTGTTTTTCGCCATCCCGCTGGCCTCGCTGGTGCAATCGGTCCTCGGAGTCTGGAAAAACCGCCGGGGCTGCCTGGTGGAAGGTTAA
- a CDS encoding glutamine synthetase III family protein: MNGLTARRDAIKAITDYKPLHAPLNFSETSLTEMFGSNVFNDKVMRERLPKTVYKSLKKTIELGEKLDASVADVVANAMKDWAIEKGATHFTHVFYPLTGLTAEKHDSFLTPDGMGGAVAEFSGKMLIQGEPDASSFPSGGLRATFEARGYTAWDVTSPAYILENPNGTFLCIPTAFVSWTGEALDKKTPLLRSMQALNKQAKRVLKLFGVETKLPLTSYAGPEQEYFLIDRNFIFARPDLLIAGRSLFGAKPPKGQEFEDQYFGVTPRRVMSFMMEVDRELFKLGVPVKTRHNEVAPSQFEIAPIYEQGNLATDHNQLVMTVLRSVAKRYGMVCLLHEKPFAGINGSGKHLNYSIGNDEVGCLFDPGDTPHENAQFLVFCAAAIRAVHKYGPLLRATVASASNDHRLGANEAPPAIMSVYLGEQLTDVFEQFKKGEVKSSKKKSVMNIGVDTLPPLPMDPGDRNRTSPFAFTGNRFEFRAVGSSMSIAGSQVALNTMMSESLDYIATELEKTTGGKKTKLNEAVQNLLQKIMVEHDQVIFNGDGYSEEWHQEAEKRGLANLKATPDALPMLSIPSTIELFTKYGVLSEAELRSREEIYLEQYCKTIETEANLMLRMSKTVIFPASFRYQSELATACANLQAIGKEFGTTTLDQLTANLRGMQKVTYELEALLEGDKGNSTLEHANYFYKTILPAMAEVRKHADLLETIVADDLWTLPSYQEMLFIR, encoded by the coding sequence ATGAACGGACTCACGGCCCGCAGGGACGCCATCAAGGCAATCACCGACTACAAACCCCTGCATGCGCCCCTGAATTTCAGCGAAACTTCCCTGACGGAAATGTTTGGAAGCAACGTGTTCAACGACAAGGTCATGCGTGAACGCCTGCCGAAAACCGTCTACAAATCCCTGAAGAAGACCATCGAACTGGGCGAGAAGCTTGACGCTTCCGTGGCCGATGTCGTGGCCAACGCCATGAAGGATTGGGCCATCGAGAAGGGCGCTACCCATTTCACCCACGTCTTCTATCCCCTGACCGGCCTGACCGCCGAGAAGCACGACTCCTTCCTGACCCCCGACGGGATGGGCGGTGCAGTGGCCGAATTCAGCGGCAAGATGCTCATCCAGGGCGAGCCCGATGCCTCCAGCTTTCCTTCCGGCGGCCTGCGTGCCACCTTCGAAGCACGCGGCTACACCGCCTGGGACGTGACCAGCCCGGCCTACATCCTTGAGAACCCCAACGGAACCTTCCTGTGCATCCCCACGGCTTTCGTGTCCTGGACCGGCGAGGCACTGGACAAGAAAACTCCGCTGCTGCGTTCCATGCAGGCCCTGAACAAGCAGGCCAAGCGCGTGCTGAAGCTGTTCGGCGTTGAGACCAAGCTGCCCCTGACTAGCTACGCCGGACCCGAGCAGGAATATTTTCTCATTGACCGCAATTTCATCTTCGCGCGTCCCGACCTGCTCATCGCCGGCCGCAGTCTCTTCGGCGCCAAGCCGCCCAAGGGCCAGGAGTTCGAGGACCAGTATTTCGGCGTGACCCCGCGCCGCGTCATGTCCTTCATGATGGAAGTGGACCGCGAACTGTTCAAGCTCGGCGTGCCGGTCAAGACCCGTCACAACGAGGTGGCCCCCAGCCAGTTCGAAATCGCGCCCATCTACGAGCAGGGCAACCTGGCCACGGACCACAACCAGCTGGTCATGACCGTGCTGCGCAGCGTGGCCAAGCGTTACGGCATGGTCTGCCTGCTGCACGAAAAGCCCTTCGCCGGCATCAACGGCTCGGGCAAGCACCTCAATTATTCCATCGGCAACGATGAAGTCGGCTGCCTGTTCGATCCCGGCGACACGCCGCATGAAAACGCCCAGTTCCTGGTCTTCTGCGCCGCCGCCATCCGCGCCGTGCACAAGTACGGTCCGCTGCTGCGCGCCACCGTGGCCAGCGCCTCCAACGACCATCGCCTCGGCGCCAACGAGGCCCCGCCGGCCATCATGTCCGTGTACCTCGGCGAGCAGCTGACCGATGTCTTCGAGCAGTTCAAGAAGGGCGAGGTCAAGAGCTCCAAGAAGAAGAGCGTCATGAACATCGGCGTGGACACGCTGCCGCCCCTGCCCATGGATCCGGGCGACCGCAACCGCACCAGCCCCTTCGCCTTCACCGGCAACCGCTTCGAATTCCGCGCCGTGGGTTCCTCCATGTCCATCGCCGGTTCGCAGGTGGCCCTGAACACCATGATGTCCGAGTCCCTGGACTACATCGCAACGGAGCTCGAAAAGACCACCGGCGGCAAAAAGACCAAGCTCAATGAAGCCGTGCAGAATCTCCTGCAGAAGATCATGGTCGAACATGATCAGGTCATTTTCAACGGCGACGGATACTCCGAGGAATGGCATCAGGAAGCCGAAAAGCGCGGCCTGGCCAACCTGAAGGCCACCCCCGATGCCCTGCCCATGCTGTCCATCCCTTCGACCATCGAACTCTTCACCAAGTACGGCGTGTTGAGCGAGGCCGAACTGCGCTCCCGCGAAGAGATCTATCTGGAGCAGTACTGCAAGACCATCGAGACGGAAGCCAACCTGATGCTGCGCATGTCCAAGACAGTCATCTTCCCGGCTTCCTTCCGCTACCAGAGCGAACTGGCCACGGCCTGCGCCAACCTCCAGGCCATCGGCAAGGAATTCGGCACCACCACGCTGGACCAGCTGACCGCCAACCTGCGCGGCATGCAGAAGGTCACCTACGAACTTGAGGCATTGCTTGAAGGCGACAAGGGCAACTCCACCCTGGAGCACGCCAACTACTTCTACAAGACCATTCTGCCCGCCATGGCCGAGGTCAGAAAGCATGCCGACCTTCTGGAAACGATCGTCGCGGACGATCTGTGGACTCTGCCCAGCTACCAGGAGATGCTCTTCATCCGTTAA
- a CDS encoding EAL and HDOD domain-containing protein translates to MPAAVPSATNLHLLSRYPIFTAAKTVWGYEIQATASIVTDQPPDPDRANVGATVIAGDYIGLNTILARNKKMLLSYTRDQLQKQIPYAFPAQSSAILISPDFQNDPDLLPALRQMAADGHTIALEWNAGVTPLPPLMELADVICLGAPDMAEELAKIPLAAKTVIVRNVTTREEVEQLQKLGVSLFQGRFFKTAEIIPGKKLSSHQNSRLQILRVIEAESPDLDQLAQTIQADVSLSYRLLTYLNSPTFGFMRKIDSIRQAIALLGWINVRNWLRAVLLADIAQGEEQTELLHLSLWRGKFLEQTVAGHDYWDFKPDEMFLLGMFSLLDAILGIPMADALAFLPLNDAQKKALRGESTTEYMPLLTLMLAFEDQGEDAPDRILMDLNLERETMQRLHREAGAWASSILEIGQGA, encoded by the coding sequence ATGCCCGCAGCCGTTCCCAGCGCCACCAACCTTCATCTGCTGTCTCGATATCCGATCTTCACCGCCGCCAAGACAGTGTGGGGGTATGAGATCCAGGCCACCGCGAGCATTGTCACGGACCAGCCTCCGGACCCGGATCGGGCCAACGTCGGGGCCACGGTCATCGCCGGTGATTACATCGGCCTGAACACCATCCTGGCCCGCAACAAGAAAATGCTCCTCTCCTACACCCGGGACCAGCTTCAAAAGCAGATCCCCTACGCCTTTCCGGCTCAGTCGTCCGCCATCCTGATCAGTCCGGATTTTCAAAACGATCCTGACCTGCTCCCGGCGCTAAGGCAGATGGCGGCGGACGGGCACACCATCGCCCTGGAATGGAATGCCGGGGTCACCCCCCTGCCCCCCCTCATGGAACTGGCCGACGTGATCTGTCTTGGCGCCCCGGACATGGCCGAAGAGCTTGCAAAAATCCCCCTGGCCGCCAAGACCGTGATCGTGCGCAACGTGACCACCCGCGAGGAGGTCGAACAACTGCAAAAACTGGGCGTTTCCCTTTTTCAGGGGCGCTTCTTCAAGACCGCCGAGATCATTCCGGGCAAGAAGCTGTCCTCACACCAGAATTCGCGCCTGCAGATTCTGCGCGTCATCGAAGCCGAATCACCCGATCTGGACCAGCTGGCCCAGACCATCCAGGCCGACGTGAGTCTTTCCTACCGACTGCTCACCTATCTCAACTCCCCGACTTTCGGGTTCATGCGCAAGATCGATTCCATCCGCCAGGCCATCGCGCTTCTGGGCTGGATCAACGTGCGCAATTGGCTGCGCGCCGTGCTGCTGGCGGACATCGCGCAGGGCGAGGAACAGACCGAACTTTTGCACCTTTCGCTGTGGCGGGGAAAATTCCTGGAACAGACCGTGGCCGGTCACGACTACTGGGACTTCAAGCCCGACGAGATGTTTCTTTTGGGCATGTTTTCCCTGCTCGACGCCATCCTCGGAATTCCCATGGCCGACGCCCTGGCCTTTCTGCCCCTGAACGACGCGCAGAAAAAAGCCCTGCGCGGCGAGAGCACCACGGAATACATGCCGCTGCTCACGCTCATGCTCGCGTTCGAGGACCAGGGGGAAGATGCTCCGGACAGGATCCTCATGGACCTGAACCTTGAGCGAGAAACAATGCAGCGACTGCATCGCGAGGCAGGCGCCTGGGCTTCCTCCATTCTGGAGATCGGCCAGGGCGCCTGA